The Niabella beijingensis genomic interval ACCATTTGAGCCAGCCGTTCGTTCTCCAGCGAATCCTGCAGCTGCTCATCCTGCTGCGCCAGCAATGAACCGCAAATACCCAGTAAACAAAAAACAAAAAGAAATCCAGGTTTCATAATAAAAGAAAAATAATGAAGCGGTACTCTGGCAAAGGAGTTCAAAGCGCCAGCAAACTGCAGCCCCTTATATCGCTGTTGTCCCTGCGCCCCAGCACTTCAAAAGAACCGTTGGCATGAACCAGTCCGAGATCATCCGTTGCTATAAAACTGCAGGAATACACATTGGCCAGGTCGATGACATTCAGGACACCACGTCCCGGACGATTCAGCAGGGAAAGCGGATCATCCTCTTCTCTCAAAACGATCTTCATCCATGGCGGTGTGTTAAAGACCCCTTTGCCTTTTGAATAGGCCTGGGAAAGCAGTTCTGTCATGCCATATTCCGAATGGACATCCGTTAGCTTAAACTCCTGCATCAGCCGTTCGTGCACCTCCGCACGTACCAGCTCCCTGCGGCGGCCTTTCATTCCTCCTGTTTCCATTACAATGGTATGTTGCAGGGACATGGGAAACTGTTCAGCAAAATCAAGCAGCGCATAGGTGACACCGATCAGCAGTGTCTTCTGCCCTGCTGCCTCCAGTTTTTTTAAGGTGCCGGCCAGTGATTCCAGATCATTCAGATAAAAACCGCTCTGCGGATGTCCGCTCTCCCGTATCAGGTGATCCACCATGAATACCAGGGAAGAATTCCCCCGCTCCAGGTAGGAGGGCAACAGGCCCAGCACACAAAATGTTGTTACATCCCCATAGAACTGCCGGAATGCCCGCATAAAACTTTCTATATATATCTCATCATTTTTCAGCAGGTGCCTGCTATTGACCATACCGGTGGTTCCGCTGCTTTCAAAAATGATTTCAGGAGTAAAGTCTGTTGCCGTAACGGCGTGTGTTTTAAAAAAGCGGATGGGCAGGAACGGAATATCTTCCAGCCGGCTTATTGTCCCCGGCCGCCTGCCGATCGCATCCGCGTAATTCCTGTAAACTGCATTCTGCTCATACTGAAAAAGAAAGAGTTCTTTTGCAAGGGCCTCAAACCCTCCGGTATCCACTGAAAATATCGCATCCTTCCATGTCTTCATACAAATCAGGAGCAAAAATACAAATAGGATGCAGATAAATAGGATTAAGTTTGCAGTTGAAAAGCTTACAGGATGGCGGCAAAAGGCAAGATTTTTTTTGATTTCATTATTTTCAGCAACCTTTTTATCGCATTTTGTGCTGTTGCGATGTGTCTTTGCAGTACCGCTCTGTTTGGCCTGGGGAAGCTCCCCGTTGATTTTGTGGCCTTTGTTTTCTTCTCCACCCTGTCCAGTTACAGCATTCACTGGTACCTTACCAATGAAGAGGAGGAAACAACCGCCAGCCGCACCGACTGGCTGCGGCAGTATAAAAAAGTACATGCCACCTTTTTCATCATCAGCGCCATCGGCACCGGTTTCTTTTTGATCCGGTTGCAGGCATACTGGTTGTACATCCTGCCGGCCGTGGGACTTACACTGATGTACACCGCCCCAAAATTTCCGCATCCCTTTTTCCGGTCTTTGCAACGGTTTATCCTGGGCAAGACCTTTCTGCTCGCTGCTATGTGGACCTACGTAACAACGGCTTTACCTTTTTTTGTACTTCATGCCAACTGGCAGCCACCCCATTTTATCTATGTGGCACTTCGGTTTGCACTGATCTTTGCGATCTGCATCCTCTTTGATATACGGGACAAACAGTTCGACCGTCAAACCGGTGTAAAGAGCCTGGTGACCATTCTTCCACTTGAAAAAATAAAAATTATTTTCACGCTGTTTATTGTCATCAATATTGCCGGATCCTTTATCTTATATACTTATACTCAAGATCTTATACAGTTCATTTTCCTTTCTTTACCGGCAGCGTTCACCTACCTGCTCTACCCCCTGGCAATAAAATCTAAAAATGATTACCTTTTTTATTTTATTTTAGACGGCCTTATGGCGCTGACATCCGTATTGTACTTTATGAAAACCGTTTTTGAGCGGTATATACAATAAGTTAGCACAAAAATTGATAGATATAACTTATGCATACTTCATTTAATAAAATTGTACACTTCACCCGCCTTATAAAAATAAACGGCCGATTAAGAGAATTTAACTACCGGAAAAATAACAATGCCGGCAGCTATGTTTTTGATGTGGATACCGCTGATGATCGTGGAAACAGGTTGTTCTTCCGGCTGCTAAAGGAAGATAATGAATGGGCGCTTACCACGAAGATGCCTGTCCCCGAATGGGTTACCGATAACCGGGAATTGCTGATCACAGAACTTGAGGAAGGCGTATTAAATAATTAATTACTACCGTCTTAAAACAGCCGTACCATTCCTGCAACAACAATCGTTTAAGGCTGCGTTGTTTGTATCTGGCAACTGAAAAAAATAACAGATGAAAAGGCTCTTATTGCTGCTTCTTGTAACGGCCATCTCCTGTTCCACAACCAGGCATTCAGCCCGCGAGACGCAAACCGCCCCGGCCCTGCCGGTAAGCGGAAAGCTATGGGGCTCCCTTTTCCAGCAAAAAGCGGCAGAGTATGCCGCCCTCTGCCACCAGGCCTATAATGCGGCACAGGCAAGTCTCGACAAAACCTTATCAGGCCCGGTATCTGCAAAACCCCGGGCCATTGTGACGGACATTGATGAAACCTTTCTTGATAACAGTCCTTATGCCGTTTACCGCGCCTTTCAGGGCCTGGATTACGACAGTAAGACCTGGCAGGAATGGACCTCAAAAGGCAACGCAGTTCCGTTACCGGGAAGTGTCGCTTTTTTCAACTATGCCGCTTCAAAGGGTGTGACCGTCTTTTATGTTACCAACCGTGGAGAAAACGAACGGGCGGGTACAATGGCCAACCTCAAACGGTTCAATTATCCTTTTGCGGACGATGCCCACCTCATTATGATGCAAAAGGAAAGTTCAAAAGAGGCACGCCGCCAGCAAATCGCTGCCCGTTACGATATTGTGCTGCTGCTGGGTGACAACCTTGCCGACTTCAGTATGCTATGGGATAAAAAAACAACCAAGGAACGGCTGCAACGGGTGGAAGAAAATGCGGCGCAATTCGGTACAAGATTTATTATACTGCCCAATATTACCTATGGCGGCTGGGAAGATGCGATCTACGGCAACAGCCACAGCCTTACTCCCGCGCAGAAAGATTCTGCCATAAAAGCTAACCTAACCGGTTATTAGCGGAGCCCTTTCTTTTCTGATCTGCCGGTATGATCGCCGTTCCTGCTAAACTAAAATAGCGTACATTGCATCAGCTATGAACTTCCGGCAGCAATGCTCCCAAAAAAGGAATTTTTATTCCTGCTAAATTTAAAATATGACAAAGCTATCCGTAAATATCAACAAGATCGCCACCCTGCGTAATTCGCGTGGCGGTAATAATC includes:
- a CDS encoding acyl transferase; this translates as MKTWKDAIFSVDTGGFEALAKELFLFQYEQNAVYRNYADAIGRRPGTISRLEDIPFLPIRFFKTHAVTATDFTPEIIFESSGTTGMVNSRHLLKNDEIYIESFMRAFRQFYGDVTTFCVLGLLPSYLERGNSSLVFMVDHLIRESGHPQSGFYLNDLESLAGTLKKLEAAGQKTLLIGVTYALLDFAEQFPMSLQHTIVMETGGMKGRRRELVRAEVHERLMQEFKLTDVHSEYGMTELLSQAYSKGKGVFNTPPWMKIVLREEDDPLSLLNRPGRGVLNVIDLANVYSCSFIATDDLGLVHANGSFEVLGRRDNSDIRGCSLLAL
- a CDS encoding 5'-nucleotidase, lipoprotein e(P4) family; this encodes MKRLLLLLLVTAISCSTTRHSARETQTAPALPVSGKLWGSLFQQKAAEYAALCHQAYNAAQASLDKTLSGPVSAKPRAIVTDIDETFLDNSPYAVYRAFQGLDYDSKTWQEWTSKGNAVPLPGSVAFFNYAASKGVTVFYVTNRGENERAGTMANLKRFNYPFADDAHLIMMQKESSKEARRQQIAARYDIVLLLGDNLADFSMLWDKKTTKERLQRVEENAAQFGTRFIILPNITYGGWEDAIYGNSHSLTPAQKDSAIKANLTGY